The Arcanobacterium pinnipediorum genome includes a region encoding these proteins:
- the glgC gene encoding glucose-1-phosphate adenylyltransferase, whose amino-acid sequence MYRPKRSKPRVLAIVLAGGEGKRLMPLTQDRAKPAVPFGGIYRLIDFSLSNLVNSGYLKVVVLTQYKSHSLDRHISQTWRMSTLLDNYIAPVPAQQRVGKNWFSGSADAVFQSLNILDDERPDYVVITGADNIYRMDFSQMVDQHIASGRGLTIAGLRQPLEMCSSFGVIDTAPEDQTKVRQFIEKPERVDGLPDSPNEFLASMGNYVFSADALVEALYADASNTESSHDMGGDIVPMFVSQGDCGVYDFTFNEIPGSTERDRNYWRDVGTIDMFHEANQDLISISPIFNLYNTDWPLYTGYTGLPPAKFVYGHHERLGHALDSIISPGVIISGGEVIASVLSPHVRVNSWSSVRDSVLFDGVNVGRNATIVRAIVDKYVKIDEGAQIGIDHEHDKARGCWVSEGGIVVVPKGVHITRE is encoded by the coding sequence ATGTATAGACCAAAGCGATCAAAACCACGTGTCCTAGCAATTGTCCTTGCCGGCGGCGAAGGCAAACGTCTGATGCCACTTACTCAAGACCGCGCTAAACCAGCAGTCCCTTTCGGTGGTATTTACCGTCTTATCGATTTCTCCCTCTCCAACCTTGTAAATTCGGGGTACCTCAAAGTCGTGGTACTCACCCAATACAAGTCGCACTCACTAGACCGCCATATCTCCCAAACCTGGCGTATGTCCACTTTGCTCGATAACTATATTGCACCAGTTCCAGCCCAACAACGTGTTGGCAAGAATTGGTTCTCCGGCTCAGCTGATGCCGTCTTCCAGTCGTTGAACATTCTCGATGACGAACGCCCCGATTACGTTGTAATCACGGGTGCAGACAACATCTATCGGATGGACTTTTCCCAAATGGTAGACCAGCACATTGCGTCCGGACGCGGACTTACCATCGCAGGTTTGCGCCAGCCACTTGAAATGTGCTCCTCGTTCGGCGTGATCGACACTGCACCTGAAGATCAAACGAAAGTCCGTCAATTCATTGAAAAGCCCGAACGCGTCGATGGGCTGCCAGATTCGCCTAATGAATTCCTTGCTTCGATGGGCAACTATGTGTTCTCAGCCGATGCCCTCGTAGAAGCATTATATGCCGATGCATCAAATACCGAATCTTCACACGACATGGGTGGCGATATTGTTCCGATGTTCGTTTCTCAAGGAGATTGTGGCGTCTACGACTTTACCTTCAATGAAATTCCTGGCTCTACCGAACGCGATCGCAATTACTGGCGCGACGTCGGTACAATCGACATGTTCCATGAAGCAAACCAAGATCTCATCTCAATCAGCCCAATTTTCAACCTCTACAACACCGATTGGCCACTCTACACTGGCTACACCGGGCTACCACCAGCCAAGTTCGTCTACGGTCACCATGAACGACTAGGCCACGCACTTGATTCGATCATTTCCCCCGGTGTCATTATTTCCGGTGGTGAAGTAATCGCTTCGGTACTCTCCCCGCATGTGCGCGTCAATTCATGGTCTTCAGTGCGTGACTCTGTGTTGTTCGACGGAGTAAACGTCGGGCGCAACGCCACAATCGTTCGCGCAATAGTCGACAAATACGTCAAGATTGATGAAGGTGCGCAGATCGGTATCGATCATGAGCACGATAAAGCGCGTGGTTGCTGGGTGTCTGAGGGCGGCATCGTCGTCGTTCCAAAGGGCGTCCATATTACGCGCGAATAA
- a CDS encoding SixA phosphatase family protein, whose amino-acid sequence MKNLIIMRHAEAGYGSVDHERALTAFGVSQAQCMGRMLAERFAVIDYAWVSDARRTRQTLRGLTSGGLSVEHTSLSADLYHGNYLDLARCVSDTPAQCSTVLILAHEPSVSSLVGYYADTSTEPARQLMRGFSPATVGIAKVEVAWNDLGMGMLPTWEKLNAQ is encoded by the coding sequence ATGAAAAATTTGATTATTATGCGCCATGCCGAAGCCGGGTATGGCTCGGTTGATCACGAGCGCGCGCTAACTGCCTTTGGCGTTAGCCAAGCCCAATGTATGGGTAGAATGCTAGCTGAGCGGTTCGCAGTTATTGACTATGCTTGGGTTTCAGATGCCCGCCGTACGCGTCAGACTCTGCGCGGTTTAACATCCGGTGGTCTGAGCGTTGAGCATACGAGCCTATCGGCAGATCTCTACCACGGTAACTATCTCGATCTTGCGCGGTGCGTGAGTGATACTCCGGCGCAGTGTTCGACGGTTTTGATCCTGGCTCATGAACCGAGTGTAAGTTCGCTTGTTGGTTATTATGCTGATACATCCACTGAGCCCGCCCGCCAACTGATGCGTGGGTTTAGCCCCGCTACGGTAGGCATCGCGAAGGTTGAGGTGGCGTGGAATGATCTCGGGATGGGCATGTTACCAACGTGGGAGAAACTCAACGCACAGTGA